The following coding sequences are from one Lolium rigidum isolate FL_2022 chromosome 6, APGP_CSIRO_Lrig_0.1, whole genome shotgun sequence window:
- the LOC124659369 gene encoding histone-lysine N-methyltransferase, H3 lysine-9 specific SUVH1-like, giving the protein MIMFDSLRRRTMQLDEKEDSNKRADLKAGGLMMQNNMRINNVKMVGHVPGVEVGDIFFFRIEMCIVGLHAPAMGGIDYMPVNSVGKDESLAVCIISSGGYDNEEDDTDILVYTGQGGNSRKKEKHDQKLERGNLALMNSKNKNTQIRVVRSTHDPFRHSEKIYIYDGLYRIKESWMEKAKSGFNVFKYKLRREPGQPDGISVWKMAQKWKENPATRKNIIQMDLSSNVENIPVCVVNDVGNVEGPVHFNYVTGVKYLRPLSREKQLQNCKCHRVCLPGDPDCSCAQQNGGDLPYTLSGLLVKPTPILYECSSRCKCSENCRNRVTQKGIELNFEIFWTGDRGWGLRTWDPVHAGAFICEYAGEVIDETKVNIDVKEDDYIFDTSCTSEKVSRWNQGTELLEEISRGATTENTKDLPIIISAKDSGNVARFLNHSCSPNLLWQAVQYDHGDDRYPHIMFFAIKHIPPMTELTYDYGTRGAPPGFEGIFPKACKLKQCLCGSINCRGYF; this is encoded by the coding sequence ATGATCATGTTCGATTCTCTCCGGCGCCGTACAATGCAGTTGGATGAGAAGGAAGATTCTAACAAACGTGCTGACTTGAAGGCTGGTGGTCTCATGATGCAGAATAACATGAGAATCAATAATGTCAAGATGGTAGGACATGTACCTGGTGTTGAAGTTGGCGATATTTTCTTTTTCAGGATTGAAATGTGCATTGTTGGTTTACATGCACCAGCCATGGGCGGCATCGATTACATGCCTGTTAATAGTGTCGGAAAAGATGAGAGTCTGGCTGTTTGCATCATTTCGTCTGGTGGCTACGATAATGAAGAAGATGATACAGACATTTTGGTATACACAGGACAGGGAGGCAACAGCCGGAAGAAAGAGAAGCATGACCAGAAGCTTGAAAGAGGTAACCTTGCTCTCATGAACAGCAAGAACAAGAATACTCAGATAAGGGTCGTGCGCAGCACACATGACCCCTTCCGTCACTCAGAAAAGATTTATATATACGATGGGCTTTATCGCATCAAAGAATCCTGGATGGAAAAGGCAAAGAGTGGTTTTAATGTTTTTAAGTACAAGCTGAGAAGGGAGCCAGGGCAACCTGATGGAATATCAGTTTGGAAGATGGCTCAGAAATGGAAAGAAAATCCCGCCACAAGAAAAAACATTATACAGATGGATTTATCATCAAATGTTGAGAACATTCCCGTGTGCGTAGTTAATGATGTCGGCAATGTGGAAGGACCAGTCCACTTCAATTATGTTACTGGGGTGAAGTACTTAAGACCACTTAGTAGGGAAAAGCAATTACAAAATTGCAAGTGTCACCGTGTGTGCTTGCCTGGTGACCCTGATTGTTCATGCGCACAACAGAATGGCGGCGATCTTCCATACACATTATCAGGACTGCTTGTGAAGCCCACTCCAATACTTTACGAGTGCTCTTCTAGGTGTAAGTGTTCTGAAAACTGTCGAAACAGGGTCACACAGAAGGGCATCGAACTGAACTTTGAGATTTTCTGGACTGGGGACCGTGGATGGGGTCTCCGTACTTGGGATCCTGTCCATGCTGGTGCATTCATCTGTGAGTATGCTGGTGAAGTCATCGACGAAACCAAGGTGAACATCGATGTTAAGGAAGATGATTATATATTTGATACATCATGTACAAGTGAAAAGGTTTCGAGATGGAATCAAGGTACAGAATTGCTAGAAGAAATAAGTAGAGGTGCAACAACTGAGAACACTAAAGATTTACCTATCATCATAAGTGCAAAAGATTCTGGCAATGTGGCCCGATTCTTGAACCATAGTTGTTCTCCGAATCTCCTTTGGCAGGCGGTACAGTATGACCATGGGGATGATAGGTACCCGCACATAATGTTCTTTGCGATAAAACATATTCCTCCGATGACTGAACTGACCTATGATTATGGTACAAGAGGGGCTCCTCCTGGCTTTGAGGGCATATTTCCTAAAGCTTGCAAGCTCAAGCAATGCCTCTGCGGTTCTATAAATTGCCGAGGCTATTTCTGA
- the LOC124661328 gene encoding formin-like protein 14 → MATASSPSPPPFPSSTCTCTCSALPPLRPSRLRFKSTPPPPAAVSLLPLGRGCRSWPSSRCPSAARPLPPSSEPPPPPPPPPQDWQEKLSRLQDTARIFFAVLFWMSLFFWGSAWGGGNNSGGKKRRRFQNKSK, encoded by the exons ATGGCAACGGCGAGctccccttctcctccaccaTTCCCCTCCTCCACCTGCACCTGCACCTGCTCTGCCCTCCCACCACTCCGTCCTTCCCGCCTCCGCTTCAAATCAACGCCACCACCTCCAGCCGCGGTTTCTCTTCTTCCCTTGGGCCGTGGCTGCCGTTCTTGGCCTAGCTCCCGCTGCCCAAGCGCTGCCAGACCCTTGCCGCCCTCCTCcgagccaccgcctccgcctcctcctcctcctcaag ATTGGCAAGAAAAGTTGTCAAGATTACAGGATACGGCGCGGATATTCTTTGCAGTTCTGTTCTGGATGTCGTTGTTTTTCTGGGGCAGTGCATGGGGTGGAGGTAATAACTCAGGGGGCAAGAAGCGCCGACGATttcaaaataaatccaagtgA